In Thermus tengchongensis, a single genomic region encodes these proteins:
- a CDS encoding nucleoside triphosphate pyrophosphohydrolase family protein: MTLNEYQQEAKKTALYPEAYRLLYPTLGLAGEAGELANKVKKVLRDHGGNLSQAAREDLVAELGDVLWYVAQLATDLGVSLEEVAQGNLTKLRSRLERGKLGGSGDNR, encoded by the coding sequence ATGACCCTAAATGAGTACCAGCAGGAGGCCAAGAAAACCGCCCTTTACCCCGAAGCCTACCGGCTTCTTTACCCCACCCTGGGCCTGGCAGGGGAAGCCGGGGAACTGGCCAACAAGGTGAAAAAAGTCCTTCGGGACCATGGAGGAAACCTCAGCCAAGCTGCCCGGGAGGATCTGGTGGCTGAGCTCGGGGATGTGCTCTGGTATGTAGCCCAGCTGGCCACCGACCTGGGGGTGAGCCTGGAGGAGGTGGCTCAAGGCAACCTGACCAAGCTCCGCTCCCGCCTGGAACGGGGGAAGCTGGGGGGCTCAGGGGATAATCGCTAA
- a CDS encoding AAA family ATPase: MREKEAWRIDRLVLQGFKSFAERTVLDFPDPITGIIGPNGSGKSNLVEALRFVTGARAHELRGQELGTFLFHGGEGCPPQAMAEVRLELSRGRERLTVERRIEGDRSLFRVNGRPLSAKALALHLAGTGLGRGGYAIVGQGEVAALLEAPAEVLLAHLEEAAGLRPVAEAARVAERELQEASRLLEERERELQELKAQAARLRGEAHRARRAQALDLEALALRASLLEARMEEAQAEMARAEERLKALAREEEALEKERQALEQKRLALAREEESLRQKLEAVRLRLKEREGIERELKELARLQRALDRPPPEDPGPPIPPPPRPLEELRTQLRHLKAEEARLLAAKKRHEDAFRRYLKETARYEERLEAYQKALAERTRLEEELAHRLEELQDLEGKVAERKRLETRLADLRAQAQGALKEAERLRRLLETGSDLHEGPRKVRKLPGVLGVVADLVRPEPGLELALEVALGPRLQWVLTQDEEAAKAAIALLKREGGRATLLPLTLLSPPPPPSPPPAPGLLGPAFRLARLRHPGLPEDKVLLALLGDTLVFEDLDSALAYRKAGGRERLVTREGEVLERLGALSGGRLKGGGETLLLRRRLEDLETEQEELAREISALEEALASFPPHRRLEEARAQVGALQARLRSPLPSPPQPPTPPEETWEEARLLALEKEKEELEGILAQAEAHERWRLLSQAREAWAASQEEVRRIQARMEELKAKLAATQPLLAKAQELEERLKAVRAERTNLEDQQTQALTRANALLSERENLRLLLARREALLEELGRERASFPPLNRLPGTPRALQARLAQVERERAALGPVNALAERELRELEARLEVQEKEVREAREALLRLEAEAKAVEKAYGERLKENYQVFQSAFQKYALALLGARAEVKREGQGLKLVVIPAGKRTQDLRLLSLGEKTLGALAFLFSLGELQGGLPLAVLDEVDAALDEANLVRFTRFLNSGKQFILVTHQKRTMEACHALYGVTAQGGVSRVFSIRKEASHDPK; the protein is encoded by the coding sequence ATGAGGGAAAAAGAAGCCTGGCGCATTGACCGCTTGGTCCTCCAGGGGTTCAAGTCCTTTGCGGAGCGCACCGTCTTAGACTTCCCGGACCCCATCACCGGCATCATCGGGCCCAATGGCTCCGGCAAGAGCAACCTGGTGGAAGCCTTGCGCTTCGTGACCGGGGCCCGCGCCCACGAGCTGCGCGGGCAGGAACTGGGCACCTTTCTCTTCCATGGGGGCGAGGGCTGCCCGCCCCAGGCCATGGCGGAGGTACGCTTGGAGCTTTCCCGGGGAAGGGAAAGGCTCACCGTGGAACGGCGCATCGAAGGGGACCGCTCGCTCTTTCGGGTAAACGGCCGCCCCCTAAGCGCCAAGGCCCTGGCCCTCCACCTGGCGGGCACGGGCCTGGGCCGCGGGGGATACGCCATCGTGGGCCAAGGGGAGGTGGCCGCCCTCCTGGAAGCCCCCGCGGAGGTCCTGCTGGCCCACCTGGAGGAGGCCGCCGGGCTGAGGCCGGTGGCGGAAGCCGCCCGGGTGGCGGAGAGGGAACTGCAAGAGGCAAGCCGCCTTCTGGAAGAGCGGGAGCGGGAACTCCAGGAGCTTAAGGCCCAGGCAGCACGGCTTAGAGGGGAAGCCCACCGGGCCAGGCGCGCCCAGGCCCTAGACCTCGAGGCCCTTGCCCTTAGGGCAAGCCTCCTGGAAGCCCGCATGGAGGAAGCCCAAGCCGAGATGGCGAGGGCTGAGGAACGGCTTAAGGCCCTGGCCAGGGAGGAGGAAGCCCTAGAGAAGGAGCGTCAAGCCCTGGAGCAAAAGCGCCTGGCCCTGGCCCGCGAAGAGGAATCCCTGCGCCAAAAGCTGGAAGCGGTGCGCCTGCGCCTGAAGGAGCGGGAGGGCATTGAGCGGGAGCTTAAGGAACTCGCCCGGCTGCAAAGGGCCCTGGACCGTCCCCCACCCGAAGACCCCGGCCCCCCAATACCTCCTCCCCCCCGGCCCCTCGAGGAGCTTCGCACCCAGCTGAGGCATTTGAAAGCGGAAGAAGCCCGCCTGTTGGCCGCCAAGAAGCGCCACGAGGACGCCTTCCGCCGGTACCTGAAGGAAACCGCCCGCTATGAGGAACGCCTAGAGGCTTACCAGAAAGCCCTGGCGGAACGCACCCGCTTGGAGGAGGAGCTTGCCCATAGGCTTGAGGAACTGCAAGACCTCGAGGGAAAGGTGGCCGAACGGAAGCGGTTGGAAACCCGCCTTGCCGACCTGCGCGCCCAAGCCCAGGGAGCCCTGAAGGAGGCCGAGCGGCTTAGGCGCCTTCTGGAAACGGGCAGCGACCTGCACGAGGGACCCCGAAAGGTACGGAAGCTTCCGGGGGTACTGGGGGTGGTGGCGGACCTGGTGCGGCCTGAACCGGGGTTGGAGCTGGCCTTGGAGGTGGCCCTAGGCCCCCGGCTCCAATGGGTCCTCACCCAAGACGAGGAGGCGGCCAAGGCCGCCATCGCCCTCCTGAAACGGGAAGGGGGTCGGGCCACCCTCCTGCCCCTAACCCTTCTATCCCCGCCACCTCCCCCCTCTCCCCCTCCCGCGCCCGGCCTCCTGGGACCTGCCTTCCGCCTGGCCCGGCTCCGGCATCCAGGCCTGCCGGAGGACAAGGTTCTCCTGGCTCTCCTAGGGGATACCCTGGTCTTCGAGGATCTGGACTCGGCCCTGGCCTACCGAAAGGCCGGAGGCCGGGAAAGGCTGGTCACCCGAGAGGGCGAGGTGCTGGAGCGCCTGGGGGCCCTATCCGGCGGACGCCTAAAGGGGGGTGGGGAAACCCTTCTTTTGAGGCGGCGCCTGGAGGACCTGGAAACCGAACAGGAGGAGCTCGCCAGGGAGATCAGCGCCCTGGAGGAAGCCCTGGCCTCCTTTCCTCCCCATCGCCGCCTGGAGGAAGCCCGGGCCCAGGTGGGGGCCCTGCAAGCTAGGCTTCGCTCCCCCCTACCCTCGCCTCCCCAACCCCCCACACCTCCTGAGGAAACCTGGGAGGAGGCCCGGCTTCTGGCCCTGGAGAAGGAAAAAGAGGAGCTGGAAGGCATCCTGGCCCAAGCGGAGGCCCACGAGCGCTGGCGCCTGCTCTCCCAGGCCCGGGAGGCTTGGGCGGCATCCCAGGAGGAAGTGCGCCGCATCCAGGCCAGGATGGAGGAACTGAAGGCCAAACTCGCCGCCACCCAGCCCCTTCTGGCCAAGGCCCAGGAGCTAGAGGAACGCCTTAAGGCCGTGCGGGCGGAAAGGACAAACCTTGAGGACCAGCAAACCCAGGCCCTCACCCGGGCCAACGCCCTCTTGAGCGAGCGGGAAAACCTGCGCCTGCTCTTGGCCCGCCGGGAAGCCCTCCTGGAGGAACTTGGCCGGGAGAGGGCCTCCTTCCCTCCGCTAAACCGCCTGCCCGGCACCCCCAGGGCCCTCCAGGCCAGGTTAGCCCAGGTGGAGCGGGAACGGGCAGCCTTGGGACCCGTAAACGCCCTGGCCGAAAGAGAGCTAAGGGAGTTGGAAGCCCGCCTCGAGGTTCAGGAAAAGGAGGTGCGGGAGGCTAGGGAAGCCCTCCTCCGCCTCGAGGCCGAGGCCAAGGCGGTGGAAAAAGCCTATGGGGAGAGGTTGAAGGAAAACTACCAGGTGTTCCAAAGCGCTTTTCAGAAATACGCCCTAGCCCTCCTCGGGGCCCGGGCCGAGGTGAAGCGGGAAGGCCAAGGGCTGAAGCTGGTGGTGATCCCGGCGGGAAAGCGCACCCAAGACCTCCGCCTCCTCTCCCTGGGGGAAAAGACCCTGGGAGCCCTCGCCTTCCTCTTTTCCCTGGGCGAACTCCAGGGCGGTTTACCCTTGGCCGTGCTGGACGAGGTGGACGCCGCTCTTGACGAGGCCAACCTCGTCCGCTTCACCCGCTTCCTCAACTCCGGAAAGCAATTCATCCTGGTCACCCATCAGAAACGCACCATGGAAGCCTGCCACGCCCTCTATGGGGTCACCGCCCAAGGGGGCGTGAGCCGGGTGTTCTCCATCCGCAAGGAGGCTAGCCATGACCCTAAATGA
- a CDS encoding GerMN domain-containing protein: MRRLLTFWNLLGLVFFALGAMVYWRSPGPQAFSALPLPSEETQAASSLPMILYLPNPPQGLLKETRTLELAPGDTPENKVLAAWAEALGAPKPQALYRLGKLLVVDLPADFALGLDASQEALRLYSLAYTLLSTFPQAQEVRFLVEGEPKPGLAHLDLSQPYRLP, encoded by the coding sequence ATGCGCCGACTTTTGACCTTCTGGAACCTCCTTGGCCTGGTCTTCTTCGCCCTGGGAGCCATGGTCTATTGGCGAAGCCCAGGGCCCCAGGCCTTCTCCGCCCTGCCCTTGCCCTCGGAGGAAACCCAGGCCGCAAGCAGCCTGCCCATGATCCTCTACCTACCCAACCCGCCCCAGGGCCTCCTGAAGGAAACCCGCACCCTGGAGCTGGCCCCGGGGGATACCCCGGAAAATAAGGTCCTGGCCGCCTGGGCTGAGGCCCTGGGGGCCCCCAAGCCACAGGCCCTCTACCGGCTGGGCAAGCTTCTCGTGGTGGATCTTCCCGCCGACTTTGCCCTGGGTCTGGATGCCAGCCAGGAAGCCCTGCGCCTCTACAGCCTGGCCTATACCCTCCTTTCCACCTTCCCGCAGGCCCAGGAGGTGCGCTTCCTGGTGGAGGGGGAACCCAAGCCGGGCCTAGCCCATCTGGACCTAAGTCAACCTTATCGCCTGCCATGA
- a CDS encoding N-acetylmuramoyl-L-alanine amidase has translation MRFFALALVLFTALAQAPKPLLVGGEVGQALYPGGRGVAYGEVRLIARGLGLALWQGEGQVALGLGSRYKAFPLVENEAQAAARGAGWKRGQEVFVPLRPLSEALGLVYRAQEGILLQLPWARLLGVERRPGQILLRFSREVNALVEGNGVLFLLAQGEGAGLSQEAQGLRLTLETPPTRLYYPGGGQVILEWNPPTRPRPMVLLDPGHGGKDPGISAGGLLEKDLTLDLARRVAARLPEARLTRQGDETVPLEARLRLAQAASVVVSLHITRGGVVNLYLPKARSTPLAQNAEALLASAPAEQATLLKVYAGDPRRLAEALEKAFSALGIVLARAEGPYALTDTPGAGVLLEVGVERLKTLEARNQVAEAIAQAIRTYLGE, from the coding sequence ATGAGGTTTTTTGCCCTAGCCCTGGTTCTCTTTACCGCCTTGGCCCAGGCCCCAAAACCCCTCCTGGTGGGGGGCGAGGTGGGCCAGGCCCTCTACCCAGGAGGGCGGGGTGTGGCCTATGGGGAGGTGCGCCTGATAGCCCGGGGCCTAGGGCTCGCCCTGTGGCAAGGGGAAGGCCAGGTGGCCCTGGGCCTGGGAAGCCGCTACAAGGCTTTCCCCCTGGTGGAGAACGAGGCCCAGGCCGCCGCCCGGGGGGCTGGCTGGAAACGGGGACAGGAGGTCTTTGTCCCCTTGCGGCCGTTAAGCGAGGCTTTGGGCCTGGTATACCGGGCCCAGGAGGGCATCCTTCTCCAACTGCCCTGGGCCAGGCTTTTGGGAGTGGAGCGGAGGCCGGGCCAGATCCTCCTTCGCTTCTCCCGGGAGGTGAACGCCCTGGTGGAGGGCAATGGCGTCCTCTTCCTCCTGGCCCAGGGGGAAGGAGCGGGCCTTAGCCAGGAAGCCCAGGGACTTCGCCTCACCCTGGAAACCCCACCCACTAGGCTTTACTACCCCGGGGGAGGCCAGGTGATCCTGGAGTGGAACCCCCCAACTAGACCCAGGCCCATGGTCCTCCTGGACCCCGGCCACGGGGGGAAGGACCCGGGCATCTCGGCAGGAGGGCTTCTGGAGAAGGACCTTACCCTGGACCTAGCCAGGCGGGTGGCCGCCCGCCTACCCGAGGCCCGGCTCACCCGACAAGGGGATGAAACCGTACCCCTCGAGGCCCGCCTACGCCTGGCCCAGGCGGCCTCGGTGGTGGTTTCCCTGCACATCACCCGGGGAGGCGTGGTTAACCTCTACCTGCCCAAGGCCCGCTCCACCCCCTTAGCCCAAAACGCTGAGGCCCTCCTGGCCTCGGCCCCGGCAGAGCAGGCCACCTTGCTAAAGGTCTACGCCGGCGACCCCCGGCGCCTGGCCGAGGCCCTGGAAAAGGCCTTCTCCGCCCTGGGCATCGTGCTGGCCCGGGCCGAGGGTCCCTACGCCCTCACGGATACTCCCGGGGCAGGGGTGCTCCTGGAGGTAGGGGTGGAACGGCTAAAGACCCTCGAGGCCCGCAACCAGGTGGCGGAGGCCATCGCCCAGGCCATCCGCACCTACTTGGGGGAGTAG
- the smpB gene encoding SsrA-binding protein SmpB, with amino-acid sequence MALVLENRRARHDYEILETYEAGIVLKGTEVKSLRAGKVDFTGSFAKFENGELYLENLYIAPYEKGSYTNVDPRRKRKLLLHRHELNRLRGRVEQKGLTLVPLKIYFNERGYAKVLLGLARGKKAYQRKEDDKKRAVRRALEEL; translated from the coding sequence ATGGCCCTCGTGCTGGAGAACCGCCGGGCACGGCACGACTACGAGATCCTGGAAACCTACGAGGCGGGGATCGTCCTGAAGGGAACCGAGGTCAAGTCCCTGCGCGCCGGTAAGGTGGATTTCACGGGAAGCTTTGCCAAGTTTGAGAACGGCGAGCTATACCTGGAAAACCTTTACATCGCTCCCTACGAAAAGGGATCCTACACCAACGTGGACCCCAGGAGAAAGCGCAAGCTTCTCCTTCACCGCCACGAGCTCAACCGGCTAAGGGGCAGGGTGGAACAGAAGGGCCTCACCCTGGTACCCCTTAAGATTTACTTCAATGAAAGAGGCTACGCCAAGGTGCTCCTGGGCCTAGCCCGGGGCAAAAAGGCCTATCAGAGAAAGGAAGACGACAAGAAGCGGGCCGTGCGCCGCGCCCTGGAGGAGCTATGA
- a CDS encoding carbon-nitrogen hydrolase family protein gives MGAEVFLVGSAWPGEYQELLAVLARARAAKNLAYLLLANRADTGNPSLAVAPDGRLLASRQ, from the coding sequence ATGGGCGCCGAGGTTTTTCTGGTGGGCTCGGCCTGGCCCGGGGAGTACCAGGAGCTTCTTGCAGTCCTGGCCCGGGCGAGGGCCGCGAAGAACCTGGCCTACCTTCTCCTCGCCAACCGGGCAGACACGGGAAACCCCTCCCTGGCGGTAGCCCCCGATGGGCGCCTTTTGGCCTCGAGGCAATGA
- a CDS encoding biotin transporter BioY — translation MKTEVLPYPPLVKTLWPHRTLARDLALILAGSLLVALAAQISIPLPFTPVPITGQTLAILLVGAALGSRLGFLSLLAYLAEGAMGLPVFAGGTGGLAKILGPTGGFLLAFPLAAGLVGLLVERFGLDRSFLGTLLAMLAGNALLYLVGLPWLAAWLMGAGKFAGSGALLAMGLFPFIPGDLVKAVVASLVLPSAWKVLGRR, via the coding sequence ATGAAAACCGAGGTTCTCCCCTATCCACCCCTGGTTAAAACCCTCTGGCCCCACCGCACCCTGGCCCGGGACCTGGCCCTGATCCTGGCAGGCAGCCTCCTGGTAGCCCTGGCCGCCCAGATCAGCATTCCCCTGCCCTTCACCCCCGTGCCCATCACCGGCCAGACCCTGGCAATCCTCCTGGTGGGAGCAGCCTTGGGAAGCCGCCTTGGCTTCCTGTCTCTTTTGGCCTACCTGGCGGAAGGAGCCATGGGCCTACCCGTCTTTGCCGGGGGTACAGGGGGCTTGGCCAAGATCCTCGGCCCCACCGGGGGGTTCCTCCTGGCCTTCCCCCTGGCCGCGGGCCTAGTGGGGCTACTGGTGGAGCGGTTCGGCCTGGACCGGAGCTTCCTGGGAACCCTTTTGGCCATGCTGGCGGGCAACGCCCTGCTCTACCTGGTGGGGCTTCCCTGGCTTGCCGCCTGGCTCATGGGGGCAGGAAAGTTTGCCGGCAGCGGCGCCCTTTTGGCCATGGGGCTTTTCCCCTTCATCCCCGGGGACCTGGTGAAGGCAGTGGTGGCGTCCTTGGTCCTGCCCTCTGCCTGGAAGGTCCTGGGAAGGCGCTAG
- the gap gene encoding type I glyceraldehyde-3-phosphate dehydrogenase yields the protein MKVGINGFGRIGRQVFRILHGRGVEVALINDLTDNRTLAHLLKYDSIYHRFPGEVGYDDENIYVDGKAIRATAIKDPRELPWGSLGVDVVIESTGVFTDADKAKAHLEAGAKKVIITAPAKGEDITIVMGVNHEQYDPARHHIISNASCTTNSLAPVMKVLEEAFGVEKALMTTVHSYTNDQRVLDLPHKDLRRARAAAINIIPTTTGAAKATALVLPSLKGRFDGSALRVPTATGSISDITALLRREVTAEEVNAALKAAAEGPLKGILAYTEDEIVLQDIVMDPHSSIVDGKLTKALGNLVKVFAWYDNEWGYSNRVADLVELVLKKGV from the coding sequence ATGAAGGTAGGCATCAACGGATTCGGCAGAATCGGCCGTCAGGTGTTTCGCATCCTCCACGGGCGAGGGGTGGAGGTAGCCCTCATCAACGACCTTACCGACAACCGGACCCTGGCCCACCTGCTCAAGTACGATTCCATCTACCACCGCTTCCCCGGCGAGGTGGGATACGATGACGAGAACATTTACGTGGACGGCAAGGCCATCCGGGCCACCGCCATCAAGGATCCCAGGGAGCTTCCTTGGGGAAGCCTGGGTGTGGATGTGGTCATCGAGTCCACGGGGGTGTTCACCGATGCCGACAAGGCTAAGGCCCACCTCGAGGCGGGAGCCAAGAAGGTCATCATCACCGCCCCAGCCAAGGGAGAGGACATCACCATCGTCATGGGGGTGAACCACGAGCAGTACGACCCGGCCAGGCACCACATCATCTCCAACGCCTCCTGTACCACCAACTCCCTGGCCCCGGTGATGAAGGTGTTGGAGGAGGCCTTTGGCGTGGAAAAGGCCCTCATGACCACGGTCCACTCCTACACCAACGACCAGCGGGTCCTGGACCTTCCCCACAAGGACCTGCGCCGGGCGCGGGCGGCGGCCATCAACATCATCCCCACCACCACCGGGGCCGCCAAGGCCACCGCCTTGGTGCTTCCTTCCCTGAAGGGCCGTTTTGACGGGAGCGCTTTGCGGGTGCCCACGGCCACAGGAAGCATCTCCGACATCACCGCCCTTCTCAGGCGGGAGGTGACCGCGGAAGAGGTGAACGCCGCCCTCAAGGCGGCGGCCGAGGGGCCCTTGAAGGGCATCCTGGCCTACACCGAGGACGAGATCGTCCTCCAGGATATCGTGATGGATCCCCACTCCTCCATCGTGGACGGCAAGCTCACCAAGGCGCTGGGCAACCTGGTAAAGGTCTTTGCCTGGTACGACAACGAGTGGGGCTACTCCAACCGGGTGGCGGATCTGGTGGAGCTGGTGCTGAAGAAGGGGGTTTAG
- a CDS encoding phosphoglycerate kinase yields the protein MRTLKDLDPRGKRILVRVDYNVPIQEGVVQDDTRIQESLPTLRHLLDQGASLVLLSHLGRPKGVDPKYSLAPVAEALGRYLSGVRFVPHSPGSDQAHQAVQALAPGEVALLENVRFEPGEEKNDPDLAARYARLGEAFVLDAFGSAHRAHASVVGVARLLPSFAGLLMEKEVKALSRLLRDPEKPYAVVLGGAKVSDKIGVIENLLPRIDRLLIGGAMAFTFIKALGGEVGKSLVEEDRLDLAKDLLRRAESLGVRVHLPVDVVAAERIEAGVETRTFPADAIPVPYMGLDIGPKTQEAFAEALKGARTVFWNGPMGVFEVPPFDEGTLAVGRAVAALEGAFTVVGGGDSVAAVNRLGLKDRFSHVSTGGGASLEYLEKGTLPGIEVLE from the coding sequence ATGCGTACCCTTAAGGACCTGGACCCCCGGGGGAAGCGCATCCTGGTGCGGGTGGACTACAACGTCCCCATCCAGGAGGGCGTGGTGCAGGACGATACCCGCATCCAAGAAAGCCTTCCCACCCTGCGCCACCTCCTGGACCAGGGGGCTTCCCTGGTCCTCCTCTCCCACCTGGGGCGGCCTAAGGGGGTGGACCCCAAGTACTCCTTGGCTCCGGTGGCGGAGGCCTTGGGCCGGTACCTTTCCGGTGTCCGCTTCGTGCCCCATAGCCCCGGTTCCGACCAGGCGCACCAGGCGGTGCAGGCCCTGGCCCCGGGGGAGGTGGCCCTCCTGGAAAACGTGCGCTTTGAGCCAGGGGAGGAGAAGAACGACCCTGACCTTGCTGCCCGCTACGCCCGGTTGGGGGAAGCCTTCGTGCTGGACGCTTTCGGCAGCGCCCACCGGGCCCACGCCAGCGTGGTGGGGGTGGCGAGGCTTCTCCCTTCCTTTGCTGGGCTCCTCATGGAAAAGGAGGTGAAGGCCCTTTCCCGGCTCCTTCGGGATCCGGAGAAGCCCTATGCGGTGGTCCTCGGGGGGGCCAAGGTTTCCGACAAGATCGGGGTCATAGAAAACCTCCTTCCCCGCATAGACCGCCTTCTCATCGGCGGCGCCATGGCCTTTACCTTCATCAAGGCCCTGGGGGGCGAGGTGGGGAAGAGCCTGGTGGAGGAGGACCGGCTGGATCTGGCCAAGGACCTGCTTCGGCGGGCAGAATCCTTGGGGGTGAGGGTGCACCTGCCGGTGGATGTGGTGGCGGCCGAGCGAATCGAGGCTGGGGTGGAAACCCGCACCTTCCCCGCGGACGCCATTCCCGTGCCCTATATGGGTTTGGACATCGGGCCCAAGACCCAGGAGGCTTTCGCCGAAGCCTTGAAGGGGGCCAGAACGGTTTTCTGGAATGGGCCCATGGGGGTCTTTGAGGTACCGCCCTTCGACGAGGGTACCCTGGCGGTGGGCCGGGCGGTAGCGGCCTTGGAGGGAGCCTTCACCGTGGTGGGAGGGGGCGACTCCGTGGCGGCGGTGAACCGCCTGGGCCTTAAGGACCGGTTTAGCCACGTGTCCACCGGGGGTGGGGCCAGCCTCGAGTACCTGGAGAAGGGCACCCTCCCCGGTATCGAGGTCCTAGAGTAG
- the tpiA gene encoding triose-phosphate isomerase, translating into MRRVLVAGNWKMHKVPSEARVWFAELKRLLPPLESEVAVLPAFPMLPAAKEVFSGTQVAYGAQDVSPHREGAYTGEVSSRMLADLGCRYTIVGHSERRRYHHETDALVAEKAKRLLEEGITPILCVGEPLEVRERGEAVPYTLAQLRGSLEGLNPPGPEALVIAYEPVWAIGTGQNATPEDAESMHRAIRQALAELYGEGFARRVRILYGGSVNPKNFADLLSMPNVDGGLVGGASLELESFLSLLRIAG; encoded by the coding sequence ATGCGTCGCGTGCTGGTAGCGGGTAACTGGAAGATGCACAAGGTGCCCTCGGAAGCCCGGGTGTGGTTTGCCGAGCTCAAAAGGCTTCTTCCTCCCCTGGAGTCCGAGGTGGCGGTCTTGCCCGCCTTTCCCATGCTCCCTGCGGCCAAGGAGGTGTTCTCCGGCACCCAGGTGGCCTACGGGGCCCAGGATGTTTCCCCCCACCGGGAAGGCGCCTACACGGGGGAGGTGTCCTCCCGGATGCTTGCCGATCTGGGGTGCCGCTACACCATCGTGGGGCACTCGGAGAGGCGGCGCTACCATCACGAGACCGACGCCCTGGTGGCGGAGAAGGCCAAGAGGCTTCTGGAGGAGGGGATTACCCCCATCCTTTGCGTGGGGGAGCCCTTGGAGGTGAGGGAAAGGGGAGAGGCGGTGCCCTATACCCTGGCCCAGCTAAGGGGAAGCCTCGAGGGCCTGAACCCCCCGGGTCCCGAGGCCTTGGTGATCGCTTACGAGCCGGTCTGGGCCATCGGCACCGGTCAGAACGCCACCCCCGAGGATGCCGAGTCCATGCACCGGGCCATCCGGCAGGCCCTGGCCGAGCTTTACGGCGAGGGGTTCGCCAGGAGGGTGCGGATCCTTTATGGGGGGAGCGTGAACCCCAAGAACTTCGCCGATCTCCTTTCCATGCCCAACGTGGACGGGGGACTGGTGGGCGGGGCCAGCTTGGAACTGGAAAGTTTCCTAAGCCTCCTCCGGATTGCCGGTTGA
- a CDS encoding pyridoxal phosphate-dependent aminotransferase, with amino-acid sequence MRLHPRTRVARESIFPKMSQLAARLQAVNLGQGFPSNPPPAFLLEAVRKALGRYDQYAPPAGLPLLREALAEEFGVEPENVVVTSGATEAIHVLLQSLVGPGDEVVVLEPFFDVYLPDAFLAGAEARLVRLELGEKGFRLDLLALEKAITPRTRLLLVNAPMNPTGLVFREEELRALATLAQRYDLFLVSDEVYDELYFGQRPRRLREFAPERTFTVGSAGKRLEATGYRVGWIVGPKEFMPVLAGMRQWTSFSAPSPLQAGVAEALRMARKEGFYEALREGYHRRRDLLLSGLRSMGLKAYEPEGTYFLMAELPGWDAFGLVEAARVALIPASAFYREDPPPYLFRFAFCKSEEELSLALERLDRVVNSPA; translated from the coding sequence ATGCGGCTCCATCCCCGCACTCGGGTGGCCCGGGAAAGCATCTTTCCCAAGATGAGCCAGCTTGCGGCTAGGCTCCAGGCGGTTAACCTGGGCCAGGGTTTTCCCTCCAACCCACCGCCTGCCTTCCTCCTCGAGGCGGTCCGCAAAGCCTTGGGGCGCTACGACCAGTACGCTCCCCCGGCGGGGCTTCCCCTGCTCAGGGAGGCCTTAGCGGAGGAGTTCGGGGTGGAGCCCGAGAACGTGGTGGTCACCTCCGGGGCCACGGAGGCCATCCATGTTCTCCTGCAAAGCCTGGTGGGTCCCGGGGACGAGGTGGTGGTCCTGGAACCCTTCTTCGACGTGTACTTGCCCGATGCCTTCTTGGCTGGGGCCGAGGCCAGGCTGGTGCGGCTTGAACTTGGGGAAAAGGGCTTCCGTCTGGACCTCTTGGCCTTGGAAAAAGCCATCACCCCCCGCACCCGCCTGCTTCTGGTCAACGCCCCCATGAACCCCACGGGCTTGGTTTTCCGCGAGGAGGAGCTAAGGGCCCTGGCAACCTTGGCCCAAAGGTACGACCTCTTCCTGGTTTCCGACGAGGTGTACGACGAGCTTTACTTTGGGCAAAGGCCAAGGCGTCTGAGGGAGTTTGCTCCCGAGCGCACCTTTACCGTGGGAAGTGCGGGGAAGCGCCTCGAGGCCACCGGCTACCGGGTGGGCTGGATCGTGGGGCCCAAGGAGTTCATGCCCGTCCTGGCGGGCATGCGCCAGTGGACCAGCTTCTCCGCTCCAAGCCCCCTGCAGGCAGGGGTGGCGGAGGCCTTGAGGATGGCCCGGAAAGAGGGGTTTTACGAGGCCCTGCGGGAAGGCTACCACCGGAGGCGCGACCTCCTCCTTTCGGGGCTTAGGTCCATGGGCCTTAAGGCTTACGAGCCTGAGGGCACCTACTTCCTCATGGCTGAGCTTCCAGGATGGGATGCCTTTGGGCTGGTGGAGGCGGCCCGGGTGGCCCTGATCCCGGCCTCGGCCTTCTACCGGGAGGACCCGCCCCCCTACCTCTTCCGCTTTGCCTTCTGCAAGAGCGAGGAAGAGTTATCCCTGGCCCTGGAGCGCCTGGACCGTGTGGTAAACTCCCCTGCGTGA